The Hippoglossus stenolepis isolate QCI-W04-F060 chromosome 11, HSTE1.2, whole genome shotgun sequence genome includes a window with the following:
- the and3 gene encoding actinodin3, whose product MQHQTSRMMFDEFLWRALCCLLFMSGLLEATSLMKVKNPGVNIDSAQAHDFLTNSRPTRNVDPKWHRGTPDFQSYYRYYNSIGHMEGIYEIDRIRILYQQMRHLELTYGPDASSYQNMLGVQTTTAAPATTTLPPPPPTTPAPTPDPLENAQRIYLCNPRDPLCKPQIVYLPTGAVPVLCDPRRNPACRPKTEEEIKAAAPPPPPPAPKKSAPPPPPPQKSAPPPSLPPPPVIAAKGMEYDCDPYWDPDCLIDHPPRPIQETSAPEAPAEEKVVIEEEAKAEESAPAEPDIEGNPYPHFDPYDFKRDLYDPFKYANPAPEE is encoded by the exons ACATCAAGGATGATGTTTGACGAGTTCCTGTGGAGGGCGCTATGCTGTCTGCTGTTTATGTCAG GTTTGCTAGAAGCAACATCTCTTATGAAAGTAAAGAATCCTGGAG TGAACATTGACTCAGCTCAGGCTCATGATTTCTTGACTAATTCTCGACCAACGAGGAATGTCGACCCAAAGTGGCACAGAGGGACTCCTGACTTTCAGTCCTACTACCGCTACTACAACAGCATTGGACACATGGAGGGC aTCTATGAGATTGACAGGATCAGGATACTCTACCAGCAGATGCGTCACTTGGAGTTGACCTACGGCCCAGACGCCTCCAGTTACCAAAACATGTTAGGTGTTCAGACGACTACCGCTGCACCAGCTACAACTACCCtgccccctccacctcccaccACCCCTGCTCCAACACCAGACCCCCTGGAGAACGCTCAGAGGATCTACCTGTGCAACCCCAGGGACCCACTGTGCAAACCTCAGATCGTCTACCTGCCTACGGGGGCTGTTCCAGTGCTGTGTGACCCACGACGCAACCCGGCCTGCAGGCccaaaacagaggaggagattaaggctgcagctcctcctccacctccccctgctCCCAAAAAGTCtgccccacctccccctcctccccaaaagtctgcccctcctccctctcttcctccacctcctgttaTCGCTGCCAAAGGTATGGAGTATGACTGCGACCCTTACTGGGATCCTGACTGCCTCATTGACCACCCTCCCCGCCCTATCCAGGAAACATCTGCACCAGAGGCACCAGCTGAGGAGAAAGTGGTGATAGAGGAAGAAGCAAAAGCTGAGGAGAGTGCCCCTGCAGAACCAGACATAGAGGGAAACCCCTACCCTCACTTTGACCCTTATGATTTCAAACGTGACCTTTATGACCCCTTTAAATATGCCAATCCAGCTCcagaagagtaa